From Halosolutus amylolyticus, a single genomic window includes:
- a CDS encoding Cdc6/Cdc18 family protein, which yields MAEQAGDPLFQSHDPIFNRKELLHVGHVPDEDRIVGRDEEIESVAAEVGAITRGDPPNNVMIYGKTGTGKSLISRHVATRARAAARSNDIDCGVLYVDCSEANTETRATRQLALSLKERADYDGNIPLRGVGTMEYYQHIWSILESFFDAIVVILDEIDKLDNSNILMQLSRAREARKTDAYIGVIGISNKVQYRETLDERIDSSFGHRELFFHPYDASQLREIMRNREDAFQPEVLEDGTIELCAALAAKKHGDARKAIEILKEAGELARRTDSETVSERHIQQAQEVAEINRIEELTSGATVHAKLALYALASHIITGDRETYKTREIYERYVDICDLVATDPITENGLYRQLKEQAFLGVIESEKTGGGRSQGSYLLHRLVTDPKHIVKAVRRDSSLADLPTYDRLVETGPTSRDRDVDLSSFS from the coding sequence ATGGCTGAACAGGCTGGGGACCCGCTCTTCCAATCTCACGATCCTATCTTCAATCGGAAGGAACTCCTCCACGTCGGTCACGTTCCCGACGAAGATCGTATCGTCGGCCGGGACGAGGAGATCGAATCCGTCGCCGCCGAAGTCGGGGCGATCACGCGAGGCGATCCGCCGAACAACGTGATGATCTACGGCAAGACCGGCACCGGAAAGAGCCTCATCTCCCGACACGTCGCCACGCGCGCCCGGGCCGCCGCCCGGAGCAACGACATCGACTGCGGCGTCCTCTACGTCGACTGTTCCGAGGCGAACACGGAGACCCGCGCGACGCGCCAGCTCGCGCTCAGTCTGAAAGAGCGGGCCGACTACGACGGGAACATCCCGCTCCGGGGCGTCGGCACGATGGAGTACTACCAGCACATCTGGAGCATTCTCGAGTCCTTCTTCGACGCGATCGTGGTCATCCTGGACGAGATCGACAAACTGGACAACAGTAACATCCTGATGCAACTCTCGCGCGCTCGCGAGGCCCGGAAGACGGACGCGTACATCGGCGTGATCGGAATCAGTAACAAGGTCCAGTACCGGGAGACCCTCGACGAACGAATCGACAGCAGTTTCGGCCACCGGGAACTGTTCTTCCACCCCTACGACGCCTCGCAACTCCGCGAGATCATGCGCAACCGCGAGGACGCCTTCCAGCCGGAGGTCCTGGAAGACGGGACGATCGAGCTCTGTGCCGCCCTCGCCGCCAAGAAACACGGCGACGCCCGGAAGGCGATCGAGATCCTCAAGGAAGCCGGCGAACTCGCCCGTCGGACGGACTCCGAGACCGTCTCGGAACGGCACATCCAGCAGGCCCAGGAGGTCGCGGAGATAAACCGGATCGAGGAACTCACCAGCGGCGCGACCGTCCACGCGAAACTCGCGCTGTACGCCCTCGCGAGCCACATCATCACGGGCGATCGGGAGACGTACAAGACGCGGGAGATCTACGAGCGGTACGTCGACATCTGTGACCTGGTCGCGACCGATCCGATCACCGAGAACGGGCTGTATCGCCAGCTCAAAGAACAGGCGTTTCTCGGCGTCATCGAGTCCGAAAAGACCGGCGGCGGCCGATCGCAGGGGAGTTACCTGCTTCACCGACTCGTCACCGATCCGAAACACATCGTCAAGGCGGTCCGGCGCGACTCGTCGCTCGCGGACCTGCCGACGTACGATCGGCTGGTCGAGACTGGCCCGACGTCGCGTGATCGGGACGTGGATCTCTCCTCGTTCTCGTAA
- the gdhB gene encoding glutamate dehydrogenase GdhB: MTTAEPTPEVEEESAVETARRQLERAATHLDVDEGIVERLRHPRDVYRVTIPLERDDGSREMFTGYRAHHDSVRGPYKGGLRFHPGVSEDECVGLSMWMTWKCAVMDLPFGGAKGGVVVDPKDLSEEETERLTRRFAEELRPVIGPMKDIPAPDMGTGPQTMAWFMDAYSMQEGETTPGVVTGKPPVIGGSYGREKAPGRSVGIITREAIDYYDWDSEETTVAVQGFGSVGANAARYLDDLGASIVAVSDVDGAIYDPDGLDTTDVEDHDETPGMVSGYDAPRSLTNAELLELDVDVLIPAAIGNVLSGENARDVQADLIVEGANGPTTSTADRIFEERGIPVVPDILANAGGVTVSYFEWLQDINRRAWRLERVHEELETEMLRAWEAVRSEYDARDVTWRDATYIVALSRIAEAHEARGLWP; this comes from the coding sequence ATGACAACAGCTGAACCCACACCGGAAGTCGAAGAAGAGAGTGCCGTCGAGACAGCCCGTCGCCAACTCGAGCGGGCAGCCACCCACCTCGACGTCGACGAAGGGATCGTCGAGCGACTGCGACACCCGCGCGACGTCTACCGGGTGACCATCCCGCTCGAACGCGACGACGGCAGCCGCGAGATGTTCACCGGCTATCGCGCCCACCACGACAGCGTTCGCGGCCCCTACAAGGGCGGGCTGCGCTTTCATCCCGGCGTGAGCGAGGACGAGTGCGTCGGCCTCTCGATGTGGATGACCTGGAAGTGTGCCGTGATGGACCTCCCCTTCGGCGGCGCGAAAGGTGGCGTCGTCGTCGATCCGAAGGACCTCAGCGAGGAGGAGACCGAACGGCTCACCCGCCGATTCGCCGAGGAACTCCGTCCCGTCATCGGGCCGATGAAAGACATCCCCGCGCCCGACATGGGAACCGGGCCCCAGACGATGGCGTGGTTCATGGACGCCTATTCGATGCAGGAAGGCGAGACCACGCCCGGCGTCGTCACCGGGAAACCGCCCGTCATCGGGGGGTCGTACGGCCGGGAGAAGGCGCCCGGACGAAGCGTCGGTATCATCACCCGCGAGGCGATCGACTACTACGACTGGGACTCCGAAGAGACGACCGTCGCCGTCCAGGGATTCGGGAGCGTCGGGGCCAACGCGGCCCGCTACCTCGACGACCTCGGGGCGTCGATCGTCGCCGTCTCGGACGTCGACGGCGCGATCTACGACCCCGACGGCCTCGACACGACCGACGTCGAGGACCACGACGAGACGCCGGGGATGGTCTCCGGCTACGACGCACCCCGATCGCTCACGAACGCGGAACTGCTCGAACTCGACGTCGACGTGCTCATCCCGGCCGCGATCGGCAACGTCCTGTCCGGCGAGAACGCCCGCGACGTCCAGGCCGACCTGATCGTCGAGGGCGCGAACGGGCCCACGACCTCGACGGCCGATCGGATCTTCGAGGAGCGGGGGATTCCCGTCGTTCCCGACATTCTCGCGAACGCCGGCGGCGTGACCGTCTCCTACTTCGAGTGGCTCCAGGACATCAACCGTCGCGCGTGGCGGCTGGAGCGAGTCCACGAGGAACTCGAGACGGAGATGCTCCGGGCGTGGGAGGCCGTCCGCTCGGAGTACGACGCCCGCGACGTCACGTGGCGTGACGCGACGTACATCGTCGCACTCTCCCGGATCGCCGAGGCCCACGAGGCCCGTGGGCTGTGGCCCTAA
- a CDS encoding NAD-dependent succinate-semialdehyde dehydrogenase codes for MTIESTNPATGTVVDTFEDDSGADRDERIERAAETFPEWRTTPIERRQQLLAAAGEVLRENSEEYATLMTEEMGKPIDQSRSEVEKCAWVCDYYAEHAAEFLADEPVAGEPDAETKVVYQPLGPILAIMPWNFPFWQVFRFAAPNLTAGNVGVLKHASNVPGCARAIEDVFREAGYPDGAFSSLLIDSDEIDAVLEDDRIAGVTLTGSDGAGRAVAETAGNELTKTVLELGGSDPFVVLDDAPMEKTVETAVQARLINNGQSCIAAKRFIVHTDVYDEFLDRFVDEMDAQVVGDPMDEKTDIGPQAREDLMDDLHEQVEETIDRGGDLELGGEPMDRDGAYYPPTVITDPLEDSPADQEEVFGPVATVFEVSDEERAIEKANDTRFGLGASVWTADLDRGERVARRFESGLAFVNELVKSDPRLPFGGVKDSGYGRELARAGIREFVNAKTIWVQHEAGEETEMVE; via the coding sequence ATGACGATCGAGAGCACCAATCCGGCGACCGGCACGGTCGTCGACACCTTCGAAGACGACTCCGGTGCCGATCGAGACGAACGCATCGAGCGCGCGGCCGAGACGTTCCCCGAGTGGCGGACGACGCCGATCGAACGACGCCAGCAACTGCTCGCCGCGGCAGGAGAGGTCCTCCGAGAGAATAGCGAGGAGTACGCCACGCTGATGACCGAAGAGATGGGCAAGCCGATCGATCAGTCCCGGTCCGAGGTCGAGAAGTGCGCCTGGGTCTGTGACTACTACGCCGAGCACGCCGCCGAGTTCCTCGCGGACGAACCCGTGGCCGGAGAACCGGACGCGGAGACGAAAGTGGTCTACCAGCCCCTGGGGCCGATCCTCGCGATCATGCCGTGGAACTTTCCCTTCTGGCAGGTGTTTCGCTTCGCCGCGCCGAACCTCACCGCGGGCAACGTCGGCGTGCTGAAACACGCCTCGAACGTCCCCGGTTGCGCGCGGGCGATCGAGGACGTCTTCCGGGAGGCGGGCTACCCCGACGGCGCCTTCTCGTCCCTGCTGATCGACTCCGACGAGATCGACGCGGTACTCGAGGACGATCGCATCGCGGGTGTCACGCTCACGGGGAGCGACGGCGCGGGCCGTGCCGTCGCCGAGACGGCCGGCAATGAACTCACGAAGACCGTCCTCGAACTCGGCGGTAGCGACCCGTTCGTCGTCCTCGACGACGCCCCGATGGAGAAGACGGTGGAGACGGCCGTCCAGGCCCGGCTCATCAACAACGGGCAGTCCTGCATCGCCGCCAAGCGGTTCATCGTCCACACCGACGTCTACGACGAGTTCCTCGATCGGTTCGTCGACGAGATGGACGCGCAAGTCGTCGGCGACCCGATGGACGAAAAGACCGACATCGGCCCGCAGGCCCGCGAGGACCTGATGGACGACCTCCACGAGCAGGTCGAAGAGACGATCGACCGGGGTGGCGACCTCGAACTCGGCGGCGAACCGATGGACCGCGACGGCGCGTACTACCCGCCGACGGTGATCACGGACCCGCTCGAGGACTCCCCTGCGGACCAGGAAGAAGTCTTTGGGCCCGTCGCCACCGTGTTCGAGGTGTCCGACGAGGAGCGCGCGATCGAGAAAGCCAACGACACCCGGTTCGGACTCGGCGCGAGCGTCTGGACCGCGGACCTCGATCGGGGGGAGCGGGTCGCTCGTCGGTTCGAGTCCGGGCTGGCGTTCGTGAACGAACTCGTCAAGTCCGATCCGCGACTCCCCTTCGGCGGCGTCAAGGACTCCGGCTACGGGCGGGAACTCGCCCGCGCCGGCATCCGCGAGTTCGTGAACGCGAAGACGATCTGGGTCCAGCACGAGGCCGGCGAGGAGACCGAGATGGTCGAGTGA
- a CDS encoding alpha/beta hydrolase-fold protein, with product MGGELEWRPYDLANDHTVVGDVRVSEPIPAPECHADRHLLAYLPPSYEASDDDYPVLYMHDGQNLFDEVTSHSGEWRADETMERLAAEGREAIIVGIPIASGSRAS from the coding sequence ATGGGCGGAGAACTCGAGTGGCGGCCGTACGACCTCGCGAACGACCACACCGTCGTCGGCGACGTCCGCGTCTCCGAGCCGATCCCCGCGCCGGAGTGTCACGCCGACCGCCACCTCCTCGCCTACCTGCCGCCCTCCTACGAGGCGTCCGACGACGACTACCCCGTCCTCTACATGCACGACGGGCAGAACCTCTTCGACGAGGTGACGAGCCACTCGGGCGAGTGGCGGGCCGACGAGACGATGGAGCGACTCGCGGCGGAGGGTCGTGAAGCCATCATCGTCGGAATCCCGATCGCGTCGGGTTCGCGGGCGTCATGA
- a CDS encoding MaoC family dehydratase, giving the protein MTGLYYEEFTVGETIEHERRRTISESDNQRFCDMTMNQQPLHLDAEFAADTQFGDRLVNGLYTMSLAVGISIPETTDGTIVANLSYDDVEHPNPVFHGDTIRVQSTVTDKRETSDGERGIVTMHVEVFRVNDQSGGDANGTSSDASDGGDEPLVCEFDRTVLSLKREHAETESGAEA; this is encoded by the coding sequence ATGACCGGACTGTACTACGAGGAGTTCACCGTCGGTGAGACGATCGAACACGAGCGTCGGCGGACGATCTCCGAGAGCGACAACCAGCGCTTTTGCGACATGACGATGAACCAGCAGCCGCTCCACCTCGACGCCGAGTTCGCCGCGGACACTCAGTTCGGCGACCGACTGGTCAACGGTCTCTACACGATGAGCCTCGCGGTCGGCATCTCCATCCCCGAGACGACCGACGGAACGATCGTCGCGAACCTCTCCTACGACGACGTCGAGCACCCGAACCCGGTCTTTCACGGCGACACGATCCGTGTCCAGTCGACGGTCACGGACAAGCGCGAGACCAGCGACGGCGAGCGCGGGATCGTTACCATGCACGTCGAGGTCTTCAGAGTCAACGATCAGTCCGGGGGCGACGCGAACGGGACCTCGTCGGACGCGTCCGACGGCGGGGACGAACCGCTCGTCTGCGAGTTCGATCGGACCGTCCTGTCGCTGAAACGCGAGCACGCCGAGACGGAATCCGGAGCTGAGGCGTGA
- a CDS encoding PH domain-containing protein, which produces MSDADLDPADLEWLSLEDDEEIVWASGPDRRTLVPAFVVGIPLSIVLIGIVIIAGEYLRVTNTHYVVTTQALYKKTGVVSRDVKRIEHGKVQDISYSQSAVGNYFGYGTVEVSTAGGSGVELSFKSVPDPRAVQGRISDLVDRGGRGTSEEEPVDDVLAEILTELRAIREAVEESDVDATPDRTGDTRSSPDEPRSSR; this is translated from the coding sequence ATGTCGGACGCCGACCTCGATCCCGCGGACCTGGAGTGGCTCTCGCTGGAGGACGACGAGGAGATCGTCTGGGCCAGCGGTCCCGATCGACGGACGCTGGTCCCGGCATTCGTCGTCGGGATTCCGCTCTCGATCGTCCTGATCGGGATCGTCATCATCGCGGGCGAGTACCTCCGCGTGACCAACACACACTACGTCGTCACGACCCAGGCCCTCTACAAGAAGACGGGCGTGGTCTCCCGGGACGTCAAGCGGATCGAACACGGGAAAGTGCAGGACATCTCCTACTCCCAGAGCGCCGTGGGGAACTACTTCGGCTACGGGACGGTCGAGGTCAGCACGGCCGGCGGCTCCGGGGTCGAACTGTCGTTCAAATCGGTTCCCGACCCGCGGGCGGTCCAGGGCCGGATCAGCGACCTGGTCGATCGCGGCGGGCGCGGAACGAGCGAGGAGGAACCGGTCGACGACGTCCTCGCCGAGATCCTCACCGAACTCCGCGCGATCCGCGAGGCCGTCGAGGAATCGGACGTTGACGCGACCCCGGACCGTACCGGCGACACACGCTCGAGCCCCGACGAGCCCCGGTCCTCACGATGA
- a CDS encoding PH domain-containing protein, with translation MTTPDRRSGAEDVAWLTVGADEEVRWQGGPRIQTVYPWVALAVVGALVIAAAVVLEVLSPLGLLWLPVLAAPGCWQYARVSRTTFLITNRRVAVRSGVLGVTVRVVGLERVQNTRVTQNPIGRLIGYGRVTIETAGGSDLVFWNVETPSDVRARLEAQRTGPESRRLPGSREQWASVLAEVRAWRRALDRSR, from the coding sequence ATGACGACGCCCGATCGACGATCGGGCGCCGAGGACGTCGCGTGGCTCACAGTCGGGGCGGACGAGGAGGTCCGCTGGCAGGGCGGTCCACGCATCCAGACCGTCTACCCGTGGGTCGCGCTCGCCGTCGTGGGGGCCCTCGTGATCGCCGCAGCCGTCGTACTCGAGGTCCTCTCACCGCTGGGACTGCTCTGGCTCCCGGTCCTCGCCGCGCCGGGGTGCTGGCAGTACGCCCGCGTCTCCCGGACGACGTTCCTGATCACGAACCGCCGGGTCGCCGTCAGGTCGGGCGTCCTCGGCGTCACCGTCCGCGTCGTCGGACTGGAGCGCGTCCAGAACACGCGAGTCACCCAGAACCCGATCGGCCGACTGATCGGCTACGGACGGGTCACGATCGAGACGGCCGGCGGGTCGGACCTCGTCTTCTGGAACGTCGAAACGCCGTCGGACGTGCGCGCGAGACTCGAAGCCCAGCGCACCGGACCCGAGTCGCGCCGACTCCCCGGCAGCCGCGAACAGTGGGCGTCGGTCCTCGCGGAGGTCAGGGCGTGGCGGCGTGCCCTCGATCGATCGCGCTGA
- a CDS encoding GNAT family N-acetyltransferase — MTTLFPATIETDRLRLEALRPGAVDVHELYRVCSSDPGIEEVTEYVTWDPHRTPKETVDHVERAGEQYESNEGVTYVIRPREGEDGAGELAGDTGFDVDWDRQSMTLGIWLRKRFWGRGYSGERAAALMHVAFEHLDLDLVEVEAFVDNDRSKRAIRKYTEAHGGGRDGVLRNWRVQDGEPIDCVRYSVSRSEWAASSTDVTVAIRD, encoded by the coding sequence ATGACGACGCTCTTCCCGGCGACGATCGAGACCGATCGGTTGCGTCTCGAGGCACTTCGTCCAGGCGCAGTCGACGTCCACGAACTGTACCGGGTCTGTTCGTCCGATCCGGGAATCGAGGAAGTCACGGAGTACGTGACCTGGGATCCCCACCGAACGCCGAAGGAGACCGTCGATCACGTCGAGCGGGCGGGCGAGCAGTACGAGTCGAACGAGGGCGTGACGTACGTGATCCGGCCGCGCGAGGGCGAGGACGGCGCGGGGGAACTCGCCGGCGACACCGGGTTCGACGTCGACTGGGACCGCCAGTCGATGACCCTCGGGATCTGGCTCCGGAAGCGGTTCTGGGGACGCGGCTACTCGGGCGAACGCGCGGCCGCGCTCATGCACGTCGCGTTCGAGCACCTGGACCTGGACCTCGTCGAGGTGGAGGCGTTCGTGGACAACGACCGGTCGAAGCGCGCGATCCGCAAGTACACCGAGGCCCACGGTGGCGGCCGTGACGGCGTCCTCCGCAACTGGCGCGTTCAGGACGGAGAACCGATCGACTGCGTCCGCTACAGCGTCTCGCGATCGGAGTGGGCGGCCAGTTCGACCGACGTCACCGTCGCGATTCGCGACTGA
- a CDS encoding DUF5658 family protein produces the protein MSYDGASLRRRLPGDVTPVELERALWILVGVSLVGDVVTTFVGLHLGLNESNPIARGAIYNHGLAGMLALKGVAIGIGLLCRPLLPAAYRAIVPAGLALPWTVAVFVNIYMIATVA, from the coding sequence ATGAGTTACGACGGCGCGTCCCTGCGCCGCCGATTGCCCGGTGACGTCACGCCCGTCGAACTGGAGCGGGCCCTCTGGATCCTCGTCGGGGTCTCGCTCGTCGGCGACGTCGTGACGACGTTCGTCGGCCTCCACCTCGGGCTGAACGAGTCGAACCCGATCGCCCGCGGTGCGATCTACAACCACGGGCTGGCGGGGATGCTGGCGCTGAAAGGCGTCGCGATCGGGATCGGACTCCTCTGTCGTCCGCTCCTCCCGGCGGCCTACCGGGCGATCGTCCCCGCCGGACTCGCGCTCCCGTGGACGGTCGCCGTCTTCGTCAATATCTACATGATCGCGACGGTGGCCTGA
- a CDS encoding acyl-CoA carboxylase subunit beta, whose amino-acid sequence MKVRIAAGASDEEASAIAAALAEHVGNTVEVYVGRDDDPLAVHEREATPSARADASGQQVASTPPAEGGADGDELGPTEREALLREEIADILEGGPEKYREGLADEGKLFVRDRLEHWFGGEDAAFLFEDGKFAAFDDWHPSGADPDTDDRLPADGLITGGATFEGRDVHFMANDYTVKRGSMAEKGVEKFLRMQQRALKTGRPVFYLMDSSGGRIDQQSGFFANREGIGKYYYNHSMLSGRVPQICVLYGPCIAGAAYTPVFADFTIMVEEMSAMAIASPRMVQMVTGEDIDLQELGGPDVHARESGSADLVARDEEHARDLVAQLITYLPDNADEQPPRQEPIEPAKSPAGIDGVVPQHPNRGYDMTDVIDRVVDAGSYFELRPDYGEEIITAYARIDGRPVGIVANQPAHRAGAIFPDAAEKAAEFIWKSDAFNIPILYLCDTPGFMAGSQVEKDAILEKGKKFIYATSSATVPQQTVVVRKAYGAGIYAMGGPAYDPESVIGLPSGEIAIMGPEAAINAVYARKLSAIDDPEERERKEQELREAYREDIDIHRMASDVVIDEIVPPSSLRDELSTRFAFYENVEKDLPSKKHGTIL is encoded by the coding sequence ATGAAAGTCAGAATCGCGGCAGGGGCGTCGGACGAGGAAGCGTCGGCGATCGCGGCCGCGCTGGCCGAGCACGTCGGGAACACGGTCGAGGTGTACGTCGGGCGCGACGACGACCCGCTGGCCGTCCACGAGCGCGAGGCGACGCCGTCGGCGCGAGCGGACGCGAGCGGACAGCAGGTCGCGTCGACGCCGCCAGCCGAGGGCGGAGCGGACGGCGACGAACTGGGCCCGACCGAACGCGAGGCCCTGCTCCGCGAGGAGATCGCGGACATTCTCGAAGGCGGCCCCGAGAAGTACCGCGAGGGGCTGGCCGACGAGGGGAAACTGTTCGTCCGCGATCGACTCGAGCACTGGTTCGGCGGCGAGGACGCCGCGTTCCTCTTCGAGGACGGCAAGTTCGCGGCGTTCGACGACTGGCATCCCAGCGGCGCGGACCCGGACACGGACGATCGCCTCCCGGCGGACGGCCTCATCACGGGCGGGGCGACGTTCGAGGGGCGGGACGTCCACTTTATGGCCAACGACTACACCGTCAAACGCGGGAGCATGGCCGAGAAGGGCGTCGAGAAGTTCCTCCGGATGCAACAGCGCGCGCTCAAGACGGGCCGACCGGTGTTCTACCTGATGGACTCCTCGGGTGGCCGGATCGATCAGCAGAGCGGCTTCTTCGCCAACCGCGAGGGGATCGGGAAGTACTACTACAACCACTCGATGCTCTCCGGGCGGGTGCCACAGATCTGCGTCCTCTACGGTCCCTGTATCGCCGGGGCGGCCTACACCCCCGTCTTCGCGGACTTCACGATCATGGTCGAGGAGATGTCCGCGATGGCGATCGCCTCGCCCCGGATGGTCCAGATGGTCACCGGCGAGGACATCGACCTGCAGGAACTGGGTGGGCCGGACGTCCACGCGCGCGAATCCGGCTCCGCCGACCTGGTCGCGCGGGACGAGGAACACGCCCGCGACCTCGTGGCTCAGTTGATCACCTACCTGCCGGACAACGCCGACGAGCAGCCGCCCCGACAGGAGCCGATCGAACCGGCGAAATCGCCCGCAGGAATCGACGGCGTCGTCCCACAGCACCCGAACAGGGGGTACGACATGACCGACGTCATCGATCGGGTCGTCGACGCGGGATCGTACTTCGAGTTACGCCCCGACTACGGCGAGGAGATCATCACCGCCTACGCCCGCATCGACGGCCGGCCGGTCGGCATCGTCGCGAACCAGCCTGCACACCGTGCGGGAGCGATCTTCCCCGACGCCGCAGAGAAGGCCGCCGAGTTCATCTGGAAGTCGGACGCGTTCAACATCCCCATCCTCTATCTCTGTGACACGCCCGGGTTTATGGCCGGCTCCCAGGTCGAGAAGGACGCCATCCTGGAGAAGGGCAAGAAGTTCATCTACGCCACCTCCTCGGCGACGGTGCCCCAGCAGACGGTCGTCGTCCGCAAGGCCTACGGCGCGGGTATCTACGCCATGGGCGGCCCGGCCTACGACCCCGAGAGCGTCATCGGCCTGCCGTCCGGTGAGATCGCCATCATGGGCCCCGAGGCGGCGATCAACGCCGTCTACGCCCGGAAGCTCTCGGCGATCGACGACCCCGAAGAACGCGAGCGAAAGGAGCAGGAACTCCGGGAAGCCTACCGCGAGGACATCGACATCCACCGGATGGCCAGCGACGTGGTCATCGACGAGATCGTCCCGCCGAGTTCGCTTCGCGACGAACTGAGCACTCGCTTCGCGTTCTACGAGAACGTCGAGAAGGACCTGCCGAGCAAGAAACACGGCACGATTCTCTGA
- a CDS encoding sugar phosphate nucleotidyltransferase, with amino-acid sequence MTDSTTAVVLAGGYATRLWPITRHRPKMFLPLGETTVVDRIYAELEAVDRIDEVYVSTNERFAADFESHLEDGPYEKPRLSVEETEHEEEKLGVVGALEQLIDREGLDEDLLVIAGDNLFDFAVDDFLEYFDRRDGPAIAACDVGSRERATSYGVVELDDERVVDFQEKPDEPESTLVSIGCYAFPGETLSLFAPYLEAGNDPDEPGWFVQWLQDREPTSAFTFEGAWFDIGTRESYLDAVAWYLDGESHVADSATVRDSDVGDTVHVMPDATLVDADVERSVIFPDVELEATTVRRSIVDDGATISGFDLDRALIGPYTRIPDDR; translated from the coding sequence ATGACAGACTCCACCACTGCCGTCGTCCTCGCCGGCGGCTACGCGACTCGACTCTGGCCGATCACGAGACACCGACCGAAGATGTTCCTCCCGCTCGGGGAGACGACCGTCGTCGATCGAATCTACGCCGAACTCGAGGCGGTCGATCGGATCGACGAGGTCTACGTGAGCACGAACGAACGGTTCGCCGCCGACTTCGAGTCCCACCTCGAGGACGGTCCCTACGAGAAACCACGGCTGTCCGTCGAGGAGACCGAACACGAGGAGGAAAAACTCGGCGTCGTCGGCGCGCTCGAGCAGTTGATCGACCGGGAGGGGCTAGACGAGGATCTGCTCGTGATCGCGGGGGACAATCTCTTCGACTTCGCCGTCGACGACTTTCTCGAATATTTCGACCGACGGGACGGGCCGGCCATCGCTGCCTGCGACGTCGGCTCCCGGGAGCGGGCCACGTCGTACGGCGTGGTCGAACTGGACGACGAGCGCGTCGTCGACTTCCAGGAGAAACCGGACGAACCGGAGAGTACGCTCGTCTCGATCGGCTGCTACGCGTTCCCCGGGGAGACGCTGTCGCTGTTTGCCCCGTATCTCGAGGCAGGGAACGATCCGGACGAGCCCGGGTGGTTCGTCCAGTGGCTCCAGGACCGGGAGCCGACCTCCGCGTTCACCTTCGAGGGCGCGTGGTTCGACATCGGCACCCGGGAGAGCTACCTCGACGCCGTCGCCTGGTACCTCGACGGGGAGTCACACGTTGCCGATTCGGCGACGGTTCGGGATAGCGACGTCGGTGACACCGTCCACGTGATGCCGGATGCGACCCTCGTCGACGCCGACGTCGAACGGTCCGTGATCTTTCCGGACGTCGAACTCGAAGCGACGACGGTGCGGCGGTCTATCGTAGACGACGGTGCCACGATCAGCGGCTTCGATCTCGATCGCGCCCTGATCGGTCCGTACACGCGGATTCCCGACGATCGGTAA